One region of Halodesulfovibrio sp. genomic DNA includes:
- a CDS encoding UDP-glucuronic acid decarboxylase family protein — protein sequence MTFTPRKRVLVTGGAGFLGAHLCKRLLEKQCEVVCVDNFFTGTKENIVQLLEEPYFELLRHDITFPLYVEVDEIYNLACPASPVHYQYDPVQTVKTSVHGSINMLGLAKRTGAKIFQASTSEVYGDPEVHPQTEDYWGKVNPKGVRSCYDEGKRCAETLFFDYQRQYNVRIKVARLFNTYGPYMHPHDGRVVSNFIIQALKEEPVTIYGDGTQTRSFCFVDDLVEGIIRLMDRTEDDFAGPVNLGNPHEMTIRELAEHIISLTGSHSVLQFKSLPHDDPRQRMPDISLAREKLNWTPTTTLEEGLRKTIEYFKSKKE from the coding sequence GTGACATTTACACCGCGAAAACGAGTGTTGGTAACTGGTGGAGCAGGTTTTCTAGGTGCTCATTTATGCAAACGGCTGTTGGAAAAACAGTGCGAAGTAGTATGCGTCGATAACTTTTTTACAGGAACAAAAGAAAATATAGTCCAGTTACTGGAAGAACCGTATTTTGAATTGCTTCGACACGATATTACCTTTCCACTCTATGTGGAAGTTGATGAAATATACAATCTGGCATGTCCCGCATCACCAGTGCATTATCAGTATGACCCCGTGCAGACTGTAAAAACAAGTGTGCATGGCTCTATCAACATGCTGGGACTTGCCAAACGGACTGGCGCAAAAATTTTTCAGGCTTCAACCTCGGAAGTCTATGGTGACCCTGAAGTACACCCGCAAACAGAAGATTACTGGGGGAAAGTAAACCCTAAGGGAGTGCGCTCCTGTTATGACGAAGGTAAGCGGTGTGCGGAAACTCTATTCTTCGATTACCAGCGCCAATACAATGTCCGCATTAAGGTAGCCCGTCTGTTCAATACGTATGGTCCTTATATGCATCCCCACGATGGGCGTGTGGTTTCAAATTTTATTATTCAAGCGTTGAAGGAAGAACCAGTAACCATTTATGGCGATGGAACGCAGACTCGCTCTTTTTGCTTTGTTGATGATCTTGTGGAAGGCATTATTCGTCTGATGGATAGAACAGAAGATGATTTTGCCGGACCGGTAAATTTGGGGAATCCTCACGAGATGACAATTAGAGAACTCGCCGAGCACATTATTAGTCTGACTGGTTCTCATTCTGTGCTGCAATTTAAATCTCTTCCTCATGATGATCCGAGACAGCGCATGCCGGATATATCGCTGGCACGAGAAAAGCTTAATTGGACACCAACAACTACGCTGGAAGAAGGATTACGCAAAACTATAGAGTACTTCAAAAGCAAAAAAGAATAG